A region of Mustela lutreola isolate mMusLut2 chromosome 17, mMusLut2.pri, whole genome shotgun sequence DNA encodes the following proteins:
- the ATXN2L gene encoding ataxin-2-like protein isoform X14 translates to MLKPQPPQQTSQPQPPPPTPQAVARRPPGGASPPNGGLAGPLAPTSAPAGPPAAASPCLGPAAAAGSGPRRGAEGIGAPQPPPQPQHQERPGAAAVGSARGQSTGKGPPQSPVFEGVYNNSRMLHFLTAVVGSTCDVRVKNGTTYEGIFKTLSSKFELAVDAVHRKASEPAGGPRREDIVDTMVFKPSDVMLVHFRNVDFNYATKDKFTDSAIAMNSKVNGEHKEKVLQRWEGGDSNSDDYDLESDMSNGWDPNEMFKFNEENYGVKTTYDSSLSSYTVPLEKDNSEEFRQRELRAAQLAREIESSPQYRLRIAMENDDGRTEEEKHSAVQRQGSGRESPGLAAREGKYIPLPQRVREGPRGGVRCSSSRGGRPGLSSLPPRGPHHLDSSSPGPGSETRGINGGPSRMSPKAQRPLRGGAKTLSSPSSRPSGEASVAPPPAAFPFLPVGRMYPPRSPKSAAPAPVSASCPDAPMGSAVPTSSASIPVTSSVVDPGVGSISPASPKISLAPTDVKELPAKEPGRTLESQELSRIAGKVPGLQNEQKRFQLEELRRFGAQFKLQSSGSPEPGLDPFPPRVVKEEAKGNEKEADGLSASEPVGSPGSAKTESVSDKEDKPPLPPAGGTEGPEQPLPSCPSQTGSPPVGLLKGDDKDEGPVAEQVKKSTLNPNAKEFNPTKPLLSVNKSTSTPTSPGPRTHSTPSIPVLTAGQSGLYSPQYISYIPQIHMGPAVQAPQMYPYPVSNSVPGQQGKYRGAKGSLPPQRSDQHQPASAPPMMQAAAAAGPPLVAATPYSSYIPYTPQQFPGQPAMMQPMAHYPSQPVFAPMLQSNPRMLTSGSHPQAIVSSSTPQYPSAEQPTAQALYATVHQSYPHHATQLHAHQPQPATTPTGSQPQSQHAAPSPVQHQAGQAPHLGSGQPQQNLYHPGALTGTPPSLPPGPSAQSPQSSFPQPAAVYAIHAHQQLPHGFTNMAHVTQAHVQTGITAAPPPHPGAPHPPQVMLLHPPQSHGGPPQGAVPQSGVPALSASTPSPYPYIGHPQAP, encoded by the exons ATGTTGAAGCCTCAGCCGCCACAGCAGACCTCCCAGCCCCAGCCGCCGCCCCCCACGCCCCAGGCCGTGGCCCGCCGGCCTCCCGGGGGCGCCAGCCCTCCCAACGGCGGCCTCGCGGGGCCCCTGGCCCCCACCTCGGCTCCCGCAGGGCCTCCCGCGGCCGCTTCGCCCTGCCTGGGgcctgccgccgccgccgggagCGGGCCCCGCCGGGGAGCCGAGGGCATCGGGGCGCCGCAGCCCCCGCCGCAGCCGCAGCATCAGGAGAGGCCGGGGGCGGCGGCCGTCGGCAGCGCCAG gGGACAGAGCACAGGAAAGGGACCCCCACAGTCTCCG GTGTTCGAGGGTGTCTACAACAATTCCAGAATGCTGCATTTTCTTACAGCTGTTGTG GGCTCCACCTGTGATGTGAGGGTGAAGAATGGCACCACCTACGAAGGTATCTTCAAGACTCTGAGCTCCAAG TTTGAATTAGCAGTAGACGCTGTACACCGGAAAGCATCTGAGCCAGCAGGTGGCCCTCGTCGGGAAGACATTGTGGACACCATGGTGTTTAAGCCAAGCGATGTCATGCTCGTCCACTTCCGAAATGTTGACTTCAATTATGCTACTAAAG ATAAGTTCACTGATTCAGCCATTGCCATGAACTCGAAGGTGAACGGGGAGCACAAAGAGAAGGTGCTCCAGCGCTGGGAAGGGGGCGACAGCAACAGCGATGACTATGACCTGGAGTCGGACATG tcCAACGGCTGGGACCCCAACGAAATGTTCAAGTTCAACGAGGAGAACTATGGTGTGAAGACTACATATGACAGCAGTCTTTCTTCGTACAC GGTGCCCTTGGAGAAGGACAACTCAGAAGAGTTTCGTCAGCGGGAGCTGCGTGCAGCCCAGTTGGCTCGGGAGATTGAATCGAGCCCCCAGTACCGCCTGCGAATCGCCATGGAGAATGACGACGGGCGCACGGAGGAGGAGAAGCACAGCGCGGTGCAGCGGCAGGGCTCGGGCCGGGAGAGCCCCGGCTTGGCGGCACG GGAGGGAAAGTACATCCCTCTACCCCAGCGAGTTCGGGAAGGTCCCCGGGGAGGAGTTCGATGCAGTAGTTCCCGTGGTGGCCGACCGGGCCTTAGCTCTTTGCCACCTCGTGGCCCTCACCACCTTGACAGTAGCAGCCCCGGCCCGGGTTCGGAGACACGTGGTATCAATGGAG gccctTCCCGCATGTCCCCTAAGGCACAGCGGCCCCTGAGAGGTGGTGCCAAGACTCTGTCTTCACCCAGCAGTAGGCCTTCTGGAGAAGCTTCTGTTGCGCCTCCTCCTGCAG ctttccctttccttccagtGGGCCGGATGTACCCCCCGCGCTCTCCCAAGTCGGCTGCTCCTGCCCCAGTCTCCGCTTCCTGTCCTGATGCCCCCATGGGCTCAGCAGTACCGACCTCTTCGGCTTCCATCCCTGTGACATCATCGGTCGTGGATCCTGGAGTAGGCTCCATTTCCCCTGCTTCTCCAAAGATCTCATTGGCCCCCACAGATG TAAAAGAACTTCCAGCCAAGGAACCTGGGAGGACTCTGGAGTCCCAGGAGCTGTCCCGGATAGCTGGGAAAG TTCCTGGCCTTCAGAATGAACAGAAGCGCTTTCAGCTGGAAGAACTGAGGAGATTTGGGGCCCAGTTTAAG CTGCAGTCCAGCGGCTCCCCTGAGCCCGGCCTGGATCCGTTTCCTCCCCGGGTCGTGAAGGAGGAGGCCAAGGGGAACGAGAAGGAGGCTGACGGTCTGTCGGCTTCGGAGCCCGTGGGGTCCCCAGGCTCCGCGAAGACGGAGTCCGTGTCAGATAAGGAGGACAAGCCACCGCTGCCGCCGGCGGGAGGCACGGAGGGCCCCGAGCAGCCCCTGCCATCTTGCCCAAGCCAAACTGGCAGCCCCCCGGTGGGCCTCCTCAAGGGAGACGACAAGGATGAGGGCCCCGTCGCCGA ACAAGTGAAGAAGTCCACACTGAACCCCAATGCCAAGGAGTTCAATCCCACAAAGCCTCTGCTGTCTGTG AATAAATCCACCAGTACCCCCACTTCTCCGGGGCCCCGGACTCATTCTACTCCCTCCATCCCGGTGCTGACAGCAGGCCAGAGTGGGCTCTACAGCCCCCAGTACATTTCCTACATACCTCAGATCCATATGGGACCGGCTGTCCAG GCCCCTCAGATGTATCCGTACCCTGTATCCAACTCTGTGCCTGGACAGCAGGGCAAATACCGGGGAGCAAAAG gctccctgcccccccagcGCTCGGACCAACACCAGCCAGCCTCAGCCCCTCCGATGATGCaggccgctgccgccgccggccCGCCCCTGGTGGCTGCCACGCCGTACTCCTCCTACATCCCTTACACGCCGCAGCAGTTCCCCGGCCAGCCCGCCATGATGCAGCCCATGGCCCACTACCCCTCGCAG CCGGTGTTTGCCCCCATGCTCCAGAGCAACCCACGCATGCTGACGTCGGGGAGCCATCCCCAGGCCATCGTGTCGTCCTCCACCCCTCAGTACCCTTCTGCAGAGCAGCCCACCGCCCAAGCCctctatg CCACTGTTCACCAGTCCTATCCACACCACGCCACGCAGCTCCATGCCCACCAGCCGCAGCCGGCCACCACGCCTACTGGGAGCCAGCCGCAGTCGCAGCATGCGGCCCCCAGTCCCGTCCAG CACCAGGCGGGGCAGGCCCCACACCTGGGCAGTGGACAGCCACAGCAGAATCTgtaccacccaggggccctgacagGCACGCCGCCTTCTCTGCCACCGGGACCTTCTGCCCAGTCCCCTCAGAGCAGCTTCCCCCAGCCAGCCGCTGTGTATGCCATCCATGCCCACCAGCAGCTGCCCCACGGCTTCACCAACATGGCCCACGTTACCCAG GCCCATGTCCAAACTGGAATCACAGCAGCCCCGCCCCCTCACCCTGGGGCTCCCCACCcgccccaggtgatgctgctgcaCCCACCCCAGAGCCATGGGGGCCCCCCCCAAGGCGCGGTGCCCCAGAGTGGGGTGCCTGCACTCTCAGCTTCCACACCCTCACCCTACCCCTACATCGGACACCCCCAAG CCCCATGA
- the ATXN2L gene encoding ataxin-2-like protein isoform X11 — MLKPQPPQQTSQPQPPPPTPQAVARRPPGGASPPNGGLAGPLAPTSAPAGPPAAASPCLGPAAAAGSGPRRGAEGIGAPQPPPQPQHQERPGAAAVGSARGQSTGKGPPQSPVFEGVYNNSRMLHFLTAVVGSTCDVRVKNGTTYEGIFKTLSSKFELAVDAVHRKASEPAGGPRREDIVDTMVFKPSDVMLVHFRNVDFNYATKDKFTDSAIAMNSKVNGEHKEKVLQRWEGGDSNSDDYDLESDMSNGWDPNEMFKFNEENYGVKTTYDSSLSSYTVPLEKDNSEEFRQRELRAAQLAREIESSPQYRLRIAMENDDGRTEEEKHSAVQRQGSGRESPGLAAREGKYIPLPQRVREGPRGGVRCSSSRGGRPGLSSLPPRGPHHLDSSSPGPGSETRGINGGPSRMSPKAQRPLRGGAKTLSSPSSRPSGEASVAPPPAVGRMYPPRSPKSAAPAPVSASCPDAPMGSAVPTSSASIPVTSSVVDPGVGSISPASPKISLAPTDVKELPAKEPGRTLESQELSRIAGKVPGLQNEQKRFQLEELRRFGAQFKLQSSGSPEPGLDPFPPRVVKEEAKGNEKEADGLSASEPVGSPGSAKTESVSDKEDKPPLPPAGGTEGPEQPLPSCPSQTGSPPVGLLKGDDKDEGPVAEQVKKSTLNPNAKEFNPTKPLLSVNKSTSTPTSPGPRTHSTPSIPVLTAGQSGLYSPQYISYIPQIHMGPAVQAPQMYPYPVSNSVPGQQGKYRGAKGSLPPQRSDQHQPASAPPMMQAAAAAGPPLVAATPYSSYIPYTPQQFPGQPAMMQPMAHYPSQPVFAPMLQSNPRMLTSGSHPQAIVSSSTPQYPSAEQPTAQALYATVHQSYPHHATQLHAHQPQPATTPTGSQPQSQHAAPSPVQHQAGQAPHLGSGQPQQNLYHPGALTGTPPSLPPGPSAQSPQSSFPQPAAVYAIHAHQQLPHGFTNMAHVTQAHVQTGITAAPPPHPGAPHPPQVMLLHPPQSHGGPPQGAVPQSGVPALSASTPSPYPYIGHPQAPLPTPGELKIVLAAT; from the exons ATGTTGAAGCCTCAGCCGCCACAGCAGACCTCCCAGCCCCAGCCGCCGCCCCCCACGCCCCAGGCCGTGGCCCGCCGGCCTCCCGGGGGCGCCAGCCCTCCCAACGGCGGCCTCGCGGGGCCCCTGGCCCCCACCTCGGCTCCCGCAGGGCCTCCCGCGGCCGCTTCGCCCTGCCTGGGgcctgccgccgccgccgggagCGGGCCCCGCCGGGGAGCCGAGGGCATCGGGGCGCCGCAGCCCCCGCCGCAGCCGCAGCATCAGGAGAGGCCGGGGGCGGCGGCCGTCGGCAGCGCCAG gGGACAGAGCACAGGAAAGGGACCCCCACAGTCTCCG GTGTTCGAGGGTGTCTACAACAATTCCAGAATGCTGCATTTTCTTACAGCTGTTGTG GGCTCCACCTGTGATGTGAGGGTGAAGAATGGCACCACCTACGAAGGTATCTTCAAGACTCTGAGCTCCAAG TTTGAATTAGCAGTAGACGCTGTACACCGGAAAGCATCTGAGCCAGCAGGTGGCCCTCGTCGGGAAGACATTGTGGACACCATGGTGTTTAAGCCAAGCGATGTCATGCTCGTCCACTTCCGAAATGTTGACTTCAATTATGCTACTAAAG ATAAGTTCACTGATTCAGCCATTGCCATGAACTCGAAGGTGAACGGGGAGCACAAAGAGAAGGTGCTCCAGCGCTGGGAAGGGGGCGACAGCAACAGCGATGACTATGACCTGGAGTCGGACATG tcCAACGGCTGGGACCCCAACGAAATGTTCAAGTTCAACGAGGAGAACTATGGTGTGAAGACTACATATGACAGCAGTCTTTCTTCGTACAC GGTGCCCTTGGAGAAGGACAACTCAGAAGAGTTTCGTCAGCGGGAGCTGCGTGCAGCCCAGTTGGCTCGGGAGATTGAATCGAGCCCCCAGTACCGCCTGCGAATCGCCATGGAGAATGACGACGGGCGCACGGAGGAGGAGAAGCACAGCGCGGTGCAGCGGCAGGGCTCGGGCCGGGAGAGCCCCGGCTTGGCGGCACG GGAGGGAAAGTACATCCCTCTACCCCAGCGAGTTCGGGAAGGTCCCCGGGGAGGAGTTCGATGCAGTAGTTCCCGTGGTGGCCGACCGGGCCTTAGCTCTTTGCCACCTCGTGGCCCTCACCACCTTGACAGTAGCAGCCCCGGCCCGGGTTCGGAGACACGTGGTATCAATGGAG gccctTCCCGCATGTCCCCTAAGGCACAGCGGCCCCTGAGAGGTGGTGCCAAGACTCTGTCTTCACCCAGCAGTAGGCCTTCTGGAGAAGCTTCTGTTGCGCCTCCTCCTGCAG tGGGCCGGATGTACCCCCCGCGCTCTCCCAAGTCGGCTGCTCCTGCCCCAGTCTCCGCTTCCTGTCCTGATGCCCCCATGGGCTCAGCAGTACCGACCTCTTCGGCTTCCATCCCTGTGACATCATCGGTCGTGGATCCTGGAGTAGGCTCCATTTCCCCTGCTTCTCCAAAGATCTCATTGGCCCCCACAGATG TAAAAGAACTTCCAGCCAAGGAACCTGGGAGGACTCTGGAGTCCCAGGAGCTGTCCCGGATAGCTGGGAAAG TTCCTGGCCTTCAGAATGAACAGAAGCGCTTTCAGCTGGAAGAACTGAGGAGATTTGGGGCCCAGTTTAAG CTGCAGTCCAGCGGCTCCCCTGAGCCCGGCCTGGATCCGTTTCCTCCCCGGGTCGTGAAGGAGGAGGCCAAGGGGAACGAGAAGGAGGCTGACGGTCTGTCGGCTTCGGAGCCCGTGGGGTCCCCAGGCTCCGCGAAGACGGAGTCCGTGTCAGATAAGGAGGACAAGCCACCGCTGCCGCCGGCGGGAGGCACGGAGGGCCCCGAGCAGCCCCTGCCATCTTGCCCAAGCCAAACTGGCAGCCCCCCGGTGGGCCTCCTCAAGGGAGACGACAAGGATGAGGGCCCCGTCGCCGA ACAAGTGAAGAAGTCCACACTGAACCCCAATGCCAAGGAGTTCAATCCCACAAAGCCTCTGCTGTCTGTG AATAAATCCACCAGTACCCCCACTTCTCCGGGGCCCCGGACTCATTCTACTCCCTCCATCCCGGTGCTGACAGCAGGCCAGAGTGGGCTCTACAGCCCCCAGTACATTTCCTACATACCTCAGATCCATATGGGACCGGCTGTCCAG GCCCCTCAGATGTATCCGTACCCTGTATCCAACTCTGTGCCTGGACAGCAGGGCAAATACCGGGGAGCAAAAG gctccctgcccccccagcGCTCGGACCAACACCAGCCAGCCTCAGCCCCTCCGATGATGCaggccgctgccgccgccggccCGCCCCTGGTGGCTGCCACGCCGTACTCCTCCTACATCCCTTACACGCCGCAGCAGTTCCCCGGCCAGCCCGCCATGATGCAGCCCATGGCCCACTACCCCTCGCAG CCGGTGTTTGCCCCCATGCTCCAGAGCAACCCACGCATGCTGACGTCGGGGAGCCATCCCCAGGCCATCGTGTCGTCCTCCACCCCTCAGTACCCTTCTGCAGAGCAGCCCACCGCCCAAGCCctctatg CCACTGTTCACCAGTCCTATCCACACCACGCCACGCAGCTCCATGCCCACCAGCCGCAGCCGGCCACCACGCCTACTGGGAGCCAGCCGCAGTCGCAGCATGCGGCCCCCAGTCCCGTCCAG CACCAGGCGGGGCAGGCCCCACACCTGGGCAGTGGACAGCCACAGCAGAATCTgtaccacccaggggccctgacagGCACGCCGCCTTCTCTGCCACCGGGACCTTCTGCCCAGTCCCCTCAGAGCAGCTTCCCCCAGCCAGCCGCTGTGTATGCCATCCATGCCCACCAGCAGCTGCCCCACGGCTTCACCAACATGGCCCACGTTACCCAG GCCCATGTCCAAACTGGAATCACAGCAGCCCCGCCCCCTCACCCTGGGGCTCCCCACCcgccccaggtgatgctgctgcaCCCACCCCAGAGCCATGGGGGCCCCCCCCAAGGCGCGGTGCCCCAGAGTGGGGTGCCTGCACTCTCAGCTTCCACACCCTCACCCTACCCCTACATCGGACACCCCCAAG CTCCCCTTCCAACCCCCGGGGAACTGAAGATTGTCCTGGCCGCGACCTGA
- the ATXN2L gene encoding ataxin-2-like protein isoform X8 produces the protein MLKPQPPQQTSQPQPPPPTPQAVARRPPGGASPPNGGLAGPLAPTSAPAGPPAAASPCLGPAAAAGSGPRRGAEGIGAPQPPPQPQHQERPGAAAVGSARGQSTGKGPPQSPVFEGVYNNSRMLHFLTAVVGSTCDVRVKNGTTYEGIFKTLSSKFELAVDAVHRKASEPAGGPRREDIVDTMVFKPSDVMLVHFRNVDFNYATKDKFTDSAIAMNSKVNGEHKEKVLQRWEGGDSNSDDYDLESDMSNGWDPNEMFKFNEENYGVKTTYDSSLSSYTVPLEKDNSEEFRQRELRAAQLAREIESSPQYRLRIAMENDDGRTEEEKHSAVQRQGSGRESPGLAAREGKYIPLPQRVREGPRGGVRCSSSRGGRPGLSSLPPRGPHHLDSSSPGPGSETRGINGGPSRMSPKAQRPLRGGAKTLSSPSSRPSGEASVAPPPAAFPFLPVGRMYPPRSPKSAAPAPVSASCPDAPMGSAVPTSSASIPVTSSVVDPGVGSISPASPKISLAPTDVKELPAKEPGRTLESQELSRIAGKVPGLQNEQKRFQLEELRRFGAQFKLQSSGSPEPGLDPFPPRVVKEEAKGNEKEADGLSASEPVGSPGSAKTESVSDKEDKPPLPPAGGTEGPEQPLPSCPSQTGSPPVGLLKGDDKDEGPVAEQVKKSTLNPNAKEFNPTKPLLSVNKSTSTPTSPGPRTHSTPSIPVLTAGQSGLYSPQYISYIPQIHMGPAVQAPQMYPYPVSNSVPGQQGKYRGAKGSLPPQRSDQHQPASAPPMMQAAAAAGPPLVAATPYSSYIPYTPQQFPGQPAMMQPMAHYPSQPVFAPMLQSNPRMLTSGSHPQAIVSSSTPQYPSAEQPTAQALYATVHQSYPHHATQLHAHQPQPATTPTGSQPQSQHAAPSPVQHQAGQAPHLGSGQPQQNLYHPGALTGTPPSLPPGPSAQSPQSSFPQPAAVYAIHAHQQLPHGFTNMAHVTQAHVQTGITAAPPPHPGAPHPPQVMLLHPPQSHGGPPQGAVPQSGVPALSASTPSPYPYIGHPQVQSHPSQQLPFQPPGN, from the exons ATGTTGAAGCCTCAGCCGCCACAGCAGACCTCCCAGCCCCAGCCGCCGCCCCCCACGCCCCAGGCCGTGGCCCGCCGGCCTCCCGGGGGCGCCAGCCCTCCCAACGGCGGCCTCGCGGGGCCCCTGGCCCCCACCTCGGCTCCCGCAGGGCCTCCCGCGGCCGCTTCGCCCTGCCTGGGgcctgccgccgccgccgggagCGGGCCCCGCCGGGGAGCCGAGGGCATCGGGGCGCCGCAGCCCCCGCCGCAGCCGCAGCATCAGGAGAGGCCGGGGGCGGCGGCCGTCGGCAGCGCCAG gGGACAGAGCACAGGAAAGGGACCCCCACAGTCTCCG GTGTTCGAGGGTGTCTACAACAATTCCAGAATGCTGCATTTTCTTACAGCTGTTGTG GGCTCCACCTGTGATGTGAGGGTGAAGAATGGCACCACCTACGAAGGTATCTTCAAGACTCTGAGCTCCAAG TTTGAATTAGCAGTAGACGCTGTACACCGGAAAGCATCTGAGCCAGCAGGTGGCCCTCGTCGGGAAGACATTGTGGACACCATGGTGTTTAAGCCAAGCGATGTCATGCTCGTCCACTTCCGAAATGTTGACTTCAATTATGCTACTAAAG ATAAGTTCACTGATTCAGCCATTGCCATGAACTCGAAGGTGAACGGGGAGCACAAAGAGAAGGTGCTCCAGCGCTGGGAAGGGGGCGACAGCAACAGCGATGACTATGACCTGGAGTCGGACATG tcCAACGGCTGGGACCCCAACGAAATGTTCAAGTTCAACGAGGAGAACTATGGTGTGAAGACTACATATGACAGCAGTCTTTCTTCGTACAC GGTGCCCTTGGAGAAGGACAACTCAGAAGAGTTTCGTCAGCGGGAGCTGCGTGCAGCCCAGTTGGCTCGGGAGATTGAATCGAGCCCCCAGTACCGCCTGCGAATCGCCATGGAGAATGACGACGGGCGCACGGAGGAGGAGAAGCACAGCGCGGTGCAGCGGCAGGGCTCGGGCCGGGAGAGCCCCGGCTTGGCGGCACG GGAGGGAAAGTACATCCCTCTACCCCAGCGAGTTCGGGAAGGTCCCCGGGGAGGAGTTCGATGCAGTAGTTCCCGTGGTGGCCGACCGGGCCTTAGCTCTTTGCCACCTCGTGGCCCTCACCACCTTGACAGTAGCAGCCCCGGCCCGGGTTCGGAGACACGTGGTATCAATGGAG gccctTCCCGCATGTCCCCTAAGGCACAGCGGCCCCTGAGAGGTGGTGCCAAGACTCTGTCTTCACCCAGCAGTAGGCCTTCTGGAGAAGCTTCTGTTGCGCCTCCTCCTGCAG ctttccctttccttccagtGGGCCGGATGTACCCCCCGCGCTCTCCCAAGTCGGCTGCTCCTGCCCCAGTCTCCGCTTCCTGTCCTGATGCCCCCATGGGCTCAGCAGTACCGACCTCTTCGGCTTCCATCCCTGTGACATCATCGGTCGTGGATCCTGGAGTAGGCTCCATTTCCCCTGCTTCTCCAAAGATCTCATTGGCCCCCACAGATG TAAAAGAACTTCCAGCCAAGGAACCTGGGAGGACTCTGGAGTCCCAGGAGCTGTCCCGGATAGCTGGGAAAG TTCCTGGCCTTCAGAATGAACAGAAGCGCTTTCAGCTGGAAGAACTGAGGAGATTTGGGGCCCAGTTTAAG CTGCAGTCCAGCGGCTCCCCTGAGCCCGGCCTGGATCCGTTTCCTCCCCGGGTCGTGAAGGAGGAGGCCAAGGGGAACGAGAAGGAGGCTGACGGTCTGTCGGCTTCGGAGCCCGTGGGGTCCCCAGGCTCCGCGAAGACGGAGTCCGTGTCAGATAAGGAGGACAAGCCACCGCTGCCGCCGGCGGGAGGCACGGAGGGCCCCGAGCAGCCCCTGCCATCTTGCCCAAGCCAAACTGGCAGCCCCCCGGTGGGCCTCCTCAAGGGAGACGACAAGGATGAGGGCCCCGTCGCCGA ACAAGTGAAGAAGTCCACACTGAACCCCAATGCCAAGGAGTTCAATCCCACAAAGCCTCTGCTGTCTGTG AATAAATCCACCAGTACCCCCACTTCTCCGGGGCCCCGGACTCATTCTACTCCCTCCATCCCGGTGCTGACAGCAGGCCAGAGTGGGCTCTACAGCCCCCAGTACATTTCCTACATACCTCAGATCCATATGGGACCGGCTGTCCAG GCCCCTCAGATGTATCCGTACCCTGTATCCAACTCTGTGCCTGGACAGCAGGGCAAATACCGGGGAGCAAAAG gctccctgcccccccagcGCTCGGACCAACACCAGCCAGCCTCAGCCCCTCCGATGATGCaggccgctgccgccgccggccCGCCCCTGGTGGCTGCCACGCCGTACTCCTCCTACATCCCTTACACGCCGCAGCAGTTCCCCGGCCAGCCCGCCATGATGCAGCCCATGGCCCACTACCCCTCGCAG CCGGTGTTTGCCCCCATGCTCCAGAGCAACCCACGCATGCTGACGTCGGGGAGCCATCCCCAGGCCATCGTGTCGTCCTCCACCCCTCAGTACCCTTCTGCAGAGCAGCCCACCGCCCAAGCCctctatg CCACTGTTCACCAGTCCTATCCACACCACGCCACGCAGCTCCATGCCCACCAGCCGCAGCCGGCCACCACGCCTACTGGGAGCCAGCCGCAGTCGCAGCATGCGGCCCCCAGTCCCGTCCAG CACCAGGCGGGGCAGGCCCCACACCTGGGCAGTGGACAGCCACAGCAGAATCTgtaccacccaggggccctgacagGCACGCCGCCTTCTCTGCCACCGGGACCTTCTGCCCAGTCCCCTCAGAGCAGCTTCCCCCAGCCAGCCGCTGTGTATGCCATCCATGCCCACCAGCAGCTGCCCCACGGCTTCACCAACATGGCCCACGTTACCCAG GCCCATGTCCAAACTGGAATCACAGCAGCCCCGCCCCCTCACCCTGGGGCTCCCCACCcgccccaggtgatgctgctgcaCCCACCCCAGAGCCATGGGGGCCCCCCCCAAGGCGCGGTGCCCCAGAGTGGGGTGCCTGCACTCTCAGCTTCCACACCCTCACCCTACCCCTACATCGGACACCCCCAAG TTCAATCTCATCCCTCCCAGCAGCTCCCCTTCCAACCCCCGGGGAACTGA